The Rhizobium sp. WSM4643 genome has a window encoding:
- a CDS encoding aminotransferase-like domain-containing protein produces MDDTVEASWFAEKIADRSIRGIALETSALIRAGVLPIGTRLPAIRDIAYELHVSPATISEAWSELRRQKIISGRGRNGTWVSGDRFVAKPERLASSGNYRAGVLDLTLAGPDAALLPRLAEAMAYGASVDDLNSYERSRIVPELKDAISKRWPYEAEAFLATNGGYNAVYTILHALVSPGSSVAIEHPTAMRLLDILEDLGVKIIPVACDGEGPLPDSLRDALRQRPAAFLFQPRLHSVTGVAVSSSRLDQLGDMLEDSDTLIIEDDGVGDVSAANPQSLGGRFAERTIHIISLSKSLGPDLRLAVLSSSAPIVDQIQSYRSFSAGWTSRILQGAAAWLLRDPATWQLIGEAREVYQQRRDALADALSERGIPIPAGQGLCLWVPVVSEPFAMVTLAARNIAVNPGSKFSVMPSSHIRVATSTLSHRCEEAADAIALAHTP; encoded by the coding sequence ATGGACGACACGGTCGAAGCCTCCTGGTTTGCCGAAAAAATAGCCGACCGCAGCATCCGGGGGATTGCTCTTGAAACCAGTGCGCTGATCCGTGCCGGTGTCCTGCCCATTGGGACGCGCCTGCCGGCGATCCGCGATATCGCTTACGAATTGCATGTCAGTCCGGCGACGATCTCCGAAGCCTGGAGCGAATTGCGGCGGCAGAAGATCATCAGCGGCCGGGGGCGCAACGGCACCTGGGTCAGCGGCGACCGCTTTGTCGCCAAGCCGGAACGCCTCGCCAGCTCGGGAAACTATAGGGCAGGTGTGCTCGACCTTACCTTAGCCGGGCCGGATGCAGCACTTCTTCCGCGTCTCGCCGAAGCAATGGCCTATGGCGCGTCCGTCGATGATCTCAACAGCTATGAGCGCAGCCGGATCGTCCCTGAGTTGAAGGACGCTATTTCCAAGCGATGGCCCTATGAGGCTGAAGCCTTTCTCGCCACCAATGGCGGTTACAACGCCGTCTATACGATATTGCATGCGCTGGTCTCCCCGGGCTCGTCGGTCGCGATCGAACATCCCACAGCCATGCGACTGCTCGATATTCTCGAAGATCTCGGCGTGAAAATCATCCCTGTCGCCTGCGACGGCGAAGGCCCCCTGCCGGATTCACTGCGCGACGCATTGCGGCAACGTCCGGCGGCTTTCCTGTTCCAGCCGCGGCTGCACTCGGTGACCGGCGTTGCGGTCAGTTCATCCCGCCTCGATCAGCTAGGAGATATGCTGGAAGACAGCGATACGCTTATCATCGAGGATGACGGCGTCGGCGACGTGTCGGCGGCAAATCCGCAGTCGCTCGGCGGCCGATTTGCGGAGCGGACGATCCATATCATCTCGCTCTCGAAAAGCCTCGGCCCGGATCTGCGTCTCGCCGTTCTGTCGAGTTCCGCGCCGATCGTCGACCAGATCCAGTCTTACCGCTCCTTCAGCGCCGGCTGGACCAGCCGCATCCTGCAAGGTGCCGCCGCCTGGCTGCTACGCGATCCGGCAACCTGGCAGCTTATCGGCGAGGCGCGCGAGGTCTATCAGCAGAGGCGGGACGCCCTTGCCGATGCGCTCAGCGAAAGGGGAATACCGATACCGGCAGGCCAGGGCCTGTGCCTCTGGGTGCCCGTCGTCTCCGAACCATTCGCAATGGTGACGCTTGCTGCGCGCAATATCGCCGTCAACCCGGGCAGCAAATTCTCCGTTATGCCAAGCAGTCATATTCGAGTGGCGACCAGTACGCTCAGCCATCGCTGCGAGGAAGCCGCCGATGCGATCGCGCTGGCTCATACGCCGTGA
- a CDS encoding amino acid ABC transporter ATP-binding protein, which yields MTAAETIKPLVRARNVHKSFDQLEVLKGIDLDVMPGEVVVVLGPSGSGKSTFLRCINHLEAINKGFIEVDGEQIGYRLRKDRLEKLSSNGIAHQRRKIGMVFQQFNLYPHMTVLQNIIEAPVGVHGESRKAATENAMRLLERVGLSEKAGSYPRQLSGGQQQRVAIARALAIKPKLMLFDEPTSALDPELVGEVLSTMRDLAKQGLTMIVVTHEIGFAREAADRVVFMDGGNVVEMGKPEDVIGDPQHPRTQAFLARFL from the coding sequence TTGACCGCCGCCGAGACCATAAAACCTCTCGTCAGAGCCCGCAACGTCCACAAATCCTTCGACCAGCTCGAGGTGCTGAAAGGAATCGACCTCGACGTCATGCCGGGTGAAGTCGTCGTGGTGCTCGGCCCGTCCGGGTCGGGAAAATCCACCTTCCTGCGCTGCATCAATCACCTCGAAGCGATCAATAAGGGGTTCATCGAAGTCGATGGCGAACAGATCGGTTATCGCCTCCGCAAGGACCGGCTGGAAAAGCTGTCGAGCAACGGGATCGCCCACCAGCGGCGCAAGATCGGTATGGTGTTCCAGCAGTTCAACCTCTATCCGCATATGACGGTGCTGCAGAACATCATCGAGGCCCCGGTCGGCGTGCACGGAGAAAGCCGCAAGGCCGCGACCGAGAACGCCATGCGGCTTCTGGAGCGGGTGGGGCTGTCGGAAAAGGCGGGCAGTTATCCCCGCCAGCTCTCGGGCGGTCAGCAGCAGCGCGTCGCCATCGCCCGTGCCTTGGCGATCAAGCCGAAGCTGATGCTGTTCGATGAGCCCACCTCTGCGCTCGACCCGGAACTCGTCGGCGAAGTTCTTTCCACCATGCGCGATCTCGCCAAGCAGGGCCTGACCATGATCGTCGTGACCCACGAGATCGGCTTCGCCCGCGAGGCGGCAGATCGTGTCGTGTTCATGGACGGCGGCAATGTCGTCGAAATGGGCAAGCCCGAGGATGTCATCGGCGATCCGCAACATCCCCGAACTCAGGCGTTTCTCGCCCGTTTTCTCTGA
- a CDS encoding ABC transporter substrate-binding protein: MHSKLIASAALLGLMMTTSVFAEETAVPKQTVNDALRARLPEKIRTDGKMVSVNNGSFPPYEIVTGTKLSGASADLTDAIGQMLGVEIDHETVSGLTALLAGINSGRYQFAFGPIGDFKTREEANDFVDWVQEFVVFSVQKGNPKAIGSLDSACGNRIAVMAGGSAEKVIQAQVEKCKAEGKPALEVQSYTDQPSSILAVRSKRADAFFSSQAPLTYFVSQANGQLELSGVGQKNGFDDLYQGAVVPKGSPLGPVLLDSIKALMDNGAYAAIMKKWGLENNMIKQPGLNLGGALPK, from the coding sequence ATGCATTCGAAACTGATCGCTTCCGCCGCCCTGCTGGGTCTGATGATGACGACGTCGGTCTTCGCTGAGGAAACCGCCGTACCAAAGCAGACCGTCAATGACGCGCTTCGGGCCCGCCTGCCGGAGAAGATCCGCACCGACGGCAAGATGGTTTCCGTCAACAATGGTTCCTTTCCTCCCTATGAGATCGTCACCGGCACGAAATTGAGCGGTGCCAGCGCCGACCTGACTGATGCGATCGGCCAGATGCTCGGCGTCGAGATCGACCATGAAACCGTCAGCGGACTGACCGCATTGCTCGCCGGCATCAATTCCGGCCGATACCAGTTCGCCTTCGGTCCGATCGGTGACTTCAAGACCCGTGAGGAGGCTAATGATTTCGTCGATTGGGTTCAGGAATTCGTGGTCTTCTCCGTTCAGAAAGGCAATCCGAAGGCCATCGGCTCGCTCGACAGCGCCTGCGGCAATCGCATCGCCGTCATGGCCGGCGGCTCCGCCGAAAAGGTGATCCAGGCCCAGGTCGAAAAGTGCAAGGCAGAAGGCAAGCCTGCGCTCGAAGTGCAATCCTACACCGACCAGCCGAGCTCGATCCTGGCTGTCCGCTCCAAACGCGCCGACGCCTTCTTCTCCTCGCAGGCGCCGCTGACCTATTTCGTGTCTCAGGCAAACGGCCAGCTGGAACTGAGCGGCGTCGGCCAGAAGAATGGCTTCGACGATCTCTATCAGGGCGCCGTCGTGCCGAAAGGCTCGCCGCTCGGCCCCGTTCTGCTCGACTCGATCAAGGCGTTGATGGACAACGGCGCCTACGCCGCCATCATGAAAAAGTGGGGTCTTGAGAACAACATGATCAAGCAGCCCGGCCTCAATCTTGGTGGAGCCCTGCCGAAATGA
- a CDS encoding nitrate ABC transporter substrate-binding protein has protein sequence MPVPLRIALRDWDYMTPLVLGDVSSSRLNIKVDRVGTLVSSLADDEAHDAAEMSFSRYSQMRHDGDDRVLGMPNFIMRGFRHRCIITAKGSPLRTLSDLAGKNIGVTGWRDSGNTWTRAALRREGVGVEDAMWYAGRLTEAHPIVDRLDGFGRPGRIEAAPGERPMVDLLLDGGLDAVFTPFMPKGFFDQESPLRQLLDDFRAAEVAYLNEVGYIPGMHLIGFKADIVKEHPWVMDELSELIDESQRLWLEKREKYADTTPWMIDELRRCAADLPPSWNVSGLAANEAMIADFAEELYEQKIMPRLLTPADLFPWHAKAR, from the coding sequence ATGCCTGTGCCGCTTCGCATCGCCCTTCGAGATTGGGATTACATGACACCGCTTGTGCTCGGTGATGTCAGCTCTTCCCGTCTTAATATCAAAGTGGATCGGGTGGGCACGCTGGTCTCCAGCCTCGCCGATGATGAGGCGCATGACGCCGCGGAAATGTCCTTCAGCCGCTATTCGCAGATGCGTCATGATGGCGATGATCGGGTTCTGGGCATGCCGAACTTCATCATGCGCGGCTTCCGTCATCGCTGCATCATCACCGCCAAGGGGAGTCCGCTCCGCACGCTGTCCGATCTGGCCGGCAAGAACATCGGCGTGACCGGCTGGCGCGATTCCGGAAATACCTGGACCCGTGCCGCTTTGCGCCGGGAAGGCGTCGGCGTCGAGGATGCGATGTGGTATGCCGGGCGCCTGACCGAGGCTCATCCGATCGTCGACCGTCTCGATGGTTTCGGGCGGCCCGGCCGCATCGAGGCTGCTCCCGGCGAGCGCCCTATGGTCGACCTTTTGCTGGATGGAGGGCTCGATGCCGTGTTCACGCCTTTCATGCCGAAGGGTTTCTTCGATCAGGAATCGCCGCTCCGCCAGCTGCTGGATGACTTCCGCGCCGCTGAAGTCGCTTACCTCAACGAAGTCGGCTACATCCCGGGCATGCATCTGATCGGCTTCAAGGCTGATATCGTCAAGGAGCATCCCTGGGTCATGGATGAACTCAGCGAGTTGATCGACGAGTCCCAGCGTCTGTGGCTGGAGAAGCGCGAGAAATACGCCGACACCACGCCCTGGATGATCGACGAACTGCGCCGCTGCGCGGCCGACCTGCCGCCAAGCTGGAACGTCAGCGGGCTTGCCGCGAACGAGGCGATGATCGCAGATTTTGCCGAGGAACTCTACGAACAGAAGATCATGCCGCGCCTTTTGACGCCCGCCGATCTGTTTCCGTGGCACGCCAAGGCCCGATGA
- a CDS encoding response regulator transcription factor, with protein MKVLIVEDDPLHRSYLHEAVNAALPECDTVIEAENGTVGEKLARDHKSAHIVMDLQMASRNGIEAARTIWKERPDTRILFWSNYSDEAYVRGVSRIVPDGAAYGYVLKSASDERLKLALRSIFIESQCVIDREVRGLQQKSLGQTNGFTDSEYEILVDIALGLTDRAIAKRRGLSLRSVQNRLQQLYDKLDVYQSAGDDHEDGRFNLRARAVTVAFLRKLLNYSALERAEAELQEWLDGK; from the coding sequence ATGAAGGTTCTGATCGTCGAGGATGACCCGCTGCACCGATCCTATCTGCACGAGGCAGTCAACGCAGCTCTGCCGGAATGCGATACGGTTATCGAAGCAGAAAACGGAACCGTCGGCGAGAAGCTCGCCCGCGACCACAAGTCGGCGCATATCGTCATGGACCTGCAGATGGCGAGCCGCAATGGTATCGAGGCGGCGCGCACGATCTGGAAGGAGCGGCCCGATACCCGCATCCTGTTCTGGTCGAATTATTCGGACGAGGCCTATGTGCGCGGCGTCTCCCGCATCGTGCCGGATGGCGCCGCTTATGGCTATGTGCTGAAATCCGCCTCCGACGAGCGGCTGAAGCTTGCACTGCGCTCGATCTTCATCGAGAGCCAGTGCGTTATTGACCGCGAGGTGCGGGGCCTGCAGCAGAAGAGCCTCGGCCAGACGAACGGCTTCACCGATTCCGAATACGAGATCCTCGTCGATATTGCTCTCGGCCTCACCGACCGGGCCATCGCCAAACGCCGGGGCCTGTCGCTGCGCAGCGTTCAGAACCGTCTGCAGCAGCTCTACGACAAGCTCGACGTCTACCAGAGCGCCGGCGACGACCACGAGGATGGCCGCTTCAATCTGCGCGCCCGCGCCGTCACGGTCGCTTTCCTGCGCAAACTCCTGAACTACAGCGCTCTGGAGCGGGCTGAGGCAGAGCTGCAGGAATGGCTTGATGGAAAGTAG
- a CDS encoding amino acid ABC transporter permease, with the protein MSNDRTTAAPPSGGADFRDVAHAHKPFQTGRLLLWVVVLLIAANFLWIVAHNENFGWPVVAAYFFDPTVISGLYVSLGLTVVAMAIGIVLGLGLAIARLSNDRLASSLASLFIWFFRGTPLLVQLIFWYNLSTLFPELSIAIPFGPTLASWETNSVITPMTAAIVGLALNEAAYMAEIIRGGLLSVDRGQFETAEAFGMTKARALWRIIIPQAMRSIVPPTGNQLISMIKATSLVSVIAMADLLYSVQSIYNRTFEIVPMLLVAVLWYLLITSILNLGQSYIEAYYGRSERRNSVAAAKAEAVVQEANH; encoded by the coding sequence ATGAGCAATGACCGCACGACTGCCGCACCGCCGTCTGGCGGTGCGGACTTCCGGGATGTTGCCCACGCCCACAAGCCCTTTCAAACCGGCCGGCTCCTCCTGTGGGTGGTCGTGCTCCTGATTGCCGCGAACTTCCTCTGGATCGTCGCCCATAATGAGAATTTCGGCTGGCCTGTCGTCGCGGCTTATTTCTTCGATCCGACTGTCATCAGTGGCCTTTACGTCAGCCTGGGCCTGACGGTGGTTGCGATGGCCATCGGCATCGTGCTCGGCCTCGGGCTGGCGATCGCCCGGCTTTCGAATGACCGGCTCGCAAGTTCGCTGGCATCGCTGTTCATCTGGTTTTTCCGCGGCACGCCGCTCCTGGTGCAGTTGATCTTCTGGTACAATCTCTCGACCCTTTTCCCCGAACTTTCGATCGCCATTCCGTTCGGTCCGACGCTCGCAAGCTGGGAGACCAATTCGGTGATCACGCCGATGACAGCGGCAATCGTCGGCCTGGCCTTGAACGAAGCGGCCTACATGGCCGAGATCATTCGCGGCGGCCTGCTCTCGGTCGATCGCGGCCAGTTCGAGACGGCGGAAGCCTTCGGCATGACCAAGGCGAGGGCGCTGTGGCGGATCATCATTCCGCAGGCGATGCGCTCGATCGTGCCGCCGACCGGCAACCAGCTGATCAGCATGATCAAGGCGACCTCGCTCGTCAGCGTCATCGCCATGGCCGATCTGCTCTATTCCGTCCAGTCGATCTACAATCGCACCTTCGAGATCGTACCGATGCTGCTGGTCGCGGTCCTCTGGTACTTGCTTATCACCTCGATCCTCAATCTCGGCCAGAGCTATATCGAGGCTTATTACGGCCGCAGCGAACGGCGCAATAGTGTCGCTGCCGCAAAGGCCGAGGCCGTTGTCCAGGAGGCAAACCATTGA